From Vanessa tameamea isolate UH-Manoa-2023 chromosome 26, ilVanTame1 primary haplotype, whole genome shotgun sequence, one genomic window encodes:
- the LOC113393100 gene encoding collagen alpha-1(I) chain-like isoform X1, which translates to MVNTCYYCHIFNNSLKLAKARRGMIKEKEKGGGARLKDEPNDPAEPGHGSRPPSASLPTPAALKKEPDEPAHRVKMEPHSQGGEDSNADLGVDGIKTEIDGLMDSDGDPTKSPQCELGGPGSLKSERLSSDSNDIIDPQTGLRGSAGNLQDGNQNCRNPNGPENMGSCRMGNTGPMGPGVSMGPMSSEAQSLPSNVISKQSGSMEQQSQIFVFSTLLANKGAEAVISGQHHSIIAYHCAQPGTKKYLEKHPLKMGQFNKQNPAQWLNNLAMAKNRGGMRGGPNMMGGPNQMGHMMGGPMGPNMGPMGHGGMGHMGPNMMGPNRMGGPGNQIMMMKGGPGQMGQMGPGMGPMDGFPGGTPSCGVMDGLGADGEMPWDTKNPSVMSNGMSNGPSQMPACSEAGGDNNSGDNNLSCQSGPKALVSSAGVKIPDENLTPQQRAHREEQLATIRKMQQILFPESGSNPNQPNDGSQPPSDINPPNSTANMNMSFPPMSAHGPMGSGPNGPMVSMQSSMSSGPNCTMSGPMGPNGPMGPGPMGPGGPMGPNGPMGGPMGNMGGPGMGMGGHGSMGPNGMMGPNGPMMGGMGPNGPMGPNGPMGPMGPCGMKGIRGACGGPDMKSGMCTDMHMGRGCGGPMGRMPNPMGGMGGPKPCMMGGPHMGPRMMPGPNLNTMNGGIMMEGGMMGGMVPHGDCGPDHHMSVNGPMCDEYGRGRNMGPGDPGGLGPGLGAGMAGLGAGHKSARSPKSPPGDIDWQKLHHQFFDDNKNMDNELGTQVKSPCSERGGCLPPPPYGASPLHRSASVPIATQSPSQGAVMPMSAEASRAGSALSSPAHCKQKSDAPEILEKLDDGVFVRTLQCLAAQQQKNQQGGSHSKEPSLMPVPSPQQISYLNQFEGQELTIQKQPNTSLKDNGPPSNNGGQTPQSNSNQKSPAGMMPGTPEPHSSLSEQRAGRFSMEQSPGFNNPQTPTSAASSTKCGQDEKSRPSPSSNRSSQDSASKTPQREGREGREGPSLSQGPYAPSSTAKSSCSVVSAPSHSDDTMASNTEVLYETTLSGGPNSTSLPGPFPGPCSMNRPDNIPINPNQGPNGPMGTSTSSFDPISSLAQMSQQLTNTVGGGGPGPGGPMGPNGSGMGPFGSGPHHMQHHHSMHPHGHPHMMMNDLGCHMDNMGGPGMGGPMEGMMSGGDFPPDMNLSPKMGGGPMGGPMGPMGPDASMMGPRMGGAGKMPPFNGANVQVKASAPNTIQYLPTRPQMPCNTGPRGPPSLDFLQRVTNPMQMDSSKGVQYFPGARGMDMEGGMRGVMRAPGMLRMPHYPAGFNSPPKMAGDPFGGPGPNPMCGPNFRGVKGGMGPGNVRMGAAQPLPPSMGGPGPGFKGQGFAVPSTADPNYAAQFHNFQQQLYATGSRGAQPHQGYPPYQPSK; encoded by the exons ATGGTGAACACTTGTTATTACTGTCACATTTTCAACAATTCAC tCAAGTTGGCGAAGGCACGTAGGGGAATGATCAAGGAGAAGGAGAAAGGCGGGGGTGCCCGCCTTAAAGACGAACCTAATGATCCTGCCGAACctg GTCACGGATCTCGTCCACCGTCCGCGTCTTTGCCGACACCAGCGGCACTAAAAAAGGAACCGGACGAACCGGCACATAGAGTTAAAATGGAACCACACAGCCAAGGCGGCGAGGACTCTAACGCCGACCTTGGTGTCGACGGTATTAAGACTGAAATTGACGGCCTCATGGATAGTGATG gtgaCCCCACAAAGTCTCCGCAATGTGAACTTGGCGGCCCCGGATCACTGAAGTCAGAACGACTCTCATCCGATTCAAATGACATTATTGATCCACAAACTGGTCTCCGAGGATCGGCTGGAAATTTGCAG gatGGTAATCAAAACTGCCGCAATCCAAATGGCCCAGAGAACATGGGCTCATGTCGTATGGGCAATACGGGCCCTATGGGGCCTGGAGTGTCCATGGGGCCAATGTCGAGCGAGGCGCAGTCATTGCCTTCCAATGTCATCAGCAAACAGTCTGGGAGTATGGAG CAGCAGAGTCAAATCTTCGTTTTCTCAACGCTACTCGCAAACAAAGGCGCCGAGGCCGTCATTTCAGGACAGCACCATTCCATCATCGCCTACCATTGTGCTCAGCCTGGCACTAAAAAGTATCTTGAG aaACATCCTTTGAAAATGGGCcagtttaataaacaaaatccaGCACAATGGCTCAATAATCTTGCTATGGCTAAGAATCGAGGCGGAATGCGTGGAGGGCCAAATATGATGGGTGGACCGAatcaaatgggccacatgatgggTGGTCCTATGGGACCGAATATGGGTCCCATGGGCCACGGCGGAATGGGCCACATGGGTCCCAACATGATGGGCCCGAATCGTATGGGTGGACCCGGAAATcaaataatgatgatgaaagGAGGGCCTGGACAAATGGGGCAGATGGGTCCGGGCATGGGTCCGATGGATGGGTTTCCAGGGGGCACCCCGTCCTGTGGTGTCATGGACGGCCTCGGTGCTGATGGTGAAATGCCCTGGGACACC AAAAACCCCTCCGTAATGTCGAATGGCATGTCTAACGGTCCTTCACAAATGCCGGCCTGCTCTGAAGCAGGCGGTGATAATAACTCTGGAGATAATAATCTTTCTTGCCAGTCCGGTCCAAAAG CTCTAGTTTCGTCCGCAGGCGTTAAGATACCTGACGAGAATCTGACGCCGCAGCAGCGAGCACATCGCGAAGAACAACTCGCGACCATACGCAAGATGCAACAAATTCTATTCCCAGAGAGTGGAAGCAACCCCAACCAGCCAAACGATGGCTCACAACCACCCTCTGACATAAATCCACCCAACTCAACTGCAAATATGAACATGTCTTTCCCTCCAATGTCTGCTCATGGACCGATGGGATCTGGACCAAATGGACCCATGGTATCAATGCAGAGTAGTATGAGTAGTGGACCTAATTGCACAATGTCTGGACCTATGGGCCCAAACGGTCCGATGGGACCCGGTCCTATGGGCCCAGGTGGTCCGATGGGTCCCAATGGACCTATGGGAGGTCCTATGGGTAATATGGGTGGTCCTGGAATGGGAATGGGTGGTCATGGATCTATGGGACCTAATGGGATGATGGGTCCTAACGGTCCAATGATGGGTGGAATGGGACCTAATGGACCGATGGGACCAAATGGACCCATGGGGCCCATGGGGCCATGTGGAATGAAAGGCATCAGAGGTGCGTGTGGTGGACCAGATATGAAATCTGGGATGTGTACAGACATGCATATGGGTAGAGGATGCGGTGGGCCTATGGGT cgTATGCCAAACCCTATGGGTGGTATGGGCGGACCTAAACCTTGTATGATGGGTGGACCGCACATGGGGCCAAGGATGATGCCAGGGCCAAATCTGAATACTATGAAtg GTGGTATAATGATGGAAGGTGGTATGATGGGGGGCATGGTCCCCCACGGAGACTGCGGACCTGACCATCACATGTCCGTCAACGGACCCATGTGCGACGAATACGGACGCGGCAGAAAT ATGGGCCCGGGCGACCCCGGCGGGCTGGGTCCGGGGCTGGGCGCGGGGATGGCGGGGCTGGGCGCGGGGCACAAGTCGGCGCGCAGCCCCAAGTCCCCGCCCGGAGACATCGACTGGCAGAAGCTGCACCATCAGTTCTTTGACGACAACAAGAACATGGACAACGAACTCG GTACGCAAGTGAAGTCTCCGTGCTCAGAGCGCGGCGGGTGCCTGCCGCCGCCGCCCTACGGCGCCTCGCCCTTACACCGCTCAGCCTCCGTGCCTATCG CCACGCAGTCTCCGTCTCAGGGCGCGGTGATGCCGATGTCGGCGGAGGCGTCCCGCGCCGGCTCGGCGCTCAGCAGCCCCGCGCACTGCAAGCAGAAGTCCGACGCGCCAG AGATATTAGAGAAATTGGACGATGGTGTTTTCGTCCGTACGCTCCAATGTTTGGCGGCGCAGCAACAGAAGAACCAACAGGGCGGATCGCATTCGAAGGAACCGAGTTTGATGCCCGTGCCATCTCCGCAACAAATATCGTATCTCAACCAGTTTGAAG GTCAAGAGTTAACGATACAGAAACAGCCTAACACCTCGTTGAAGGACAACGGACCGCCGTCGAACAATGGCGGACAAACACCACAATCTAATTCGAATCAAAAATCACCTGCtgg CATGATGCCGGGCACACCGGAGCCGCACTCGTCCCTATCCGAGCAGCGCGCGGGCCGCTTCTCTATGGAACAGAGCCCCGGCTTCAACAACCCGCAGACGCCCACGTCGGCCGCCTCCAGCACCAAGTGCGGCCAGG acGAAAAATCCCGGCCAAGTCCATCATCGAACAGATCGAGTCAAGATAGTGCGTCAAAAACACCTCAGCGAGAGGGTCGAGAGGGCCGCGAAGGTCCTTCGCTCAGCCAGGGCCCCTACGCGCCGTCTTCCACCGCGAAAAGTAGCTGCAGTGTCGTATCCGCACCTTCACACTCTGACGACACAATGGCATCGAACACGGAGGTATTGtatgaa ACGACGTTATCGGGTGGTCCAAATAGTACGAGTTTACCGGGTCCATTCCCCGGTCCATGTAGTATGAACAGGCCGGACAACATTCCCATAAATCCGAACCAAGGCCCAAATGGCCCCATGGGTACTTCCACGTCATCCTTCGACCCAATCTCGTCCCTTGCACAGATGTCGCAACAACTGACAAATACAGTGGGCGGTGGGGGCCCAGGACCTGGTGGACCCATGGGGCCTAATGGTAGTGGAATGGGACCGTTCGGTTCAGGACCACATCACATGCAACATCATCATTCTATGCATCCGCATGGACATCCTCACatgatgatgaatgatttaG GTTGCCATATGGATAATATGGGAGGTCCAGGCATGGGCGGTCCAATGGAGGGAATGATGAGTGGTGGTGATTTTCCACCGGATATGAATCTGAGTCCGAAAATGGGTGGAGGGCCCATGGGTGGGCCGATGGGCCCGATGGGACCGGACGCCTCCATGATGGGACCGCGAATGGGTGGTGCTGGAAAAATGCCCCCTTTCAACGGTGCGAACGTTCAAGTAAAAGCCAGCGCGCCTAACACGATACAGTATTTACCGACGAGGCCACAGATGCCATGCAATACGGGTCCCAGAGGACCCCCGAGTCTCGACTTCCTGCAACGAGTCACGAACCCCATGCAAATGGATAGCAGTAAAGGTGTACAGTATTTCCCCGGTGCGAGAGGAATGGATATGGAGGGCGGTATGCGAGGCGTGATGCGGGCGCCGGGGATGCTTCGCATGCCGCACTACCCGGCGGGATTCAACTCGCCGCCAAAAATGGCGGGTGACCCGTTCGGCGGGCCGGGCCCCAACCCGATGTGCGGACCCAACTTCCGCGGCGTGAAGGGTGGCATGGGCCCCGGAAACGTGCGAATGGGAGCCGCACAGCCACTGCCCCCGTCAATGGGCGGCCCGGGGCCCGGGTTCAAGGGGCAGGGCTTCGCAGTCCCGTCCACGGCAGACCCCAACTACGCGGCGCAGTTCCACAACTTCCAGCAGCAGCTGTACGCGACGGGCAGCCGCGGCGCGCAGCCGCACCAGGGGTACCCTCCCTACCAGCCGTCCAAGTGA
- the LOC113393100 gene encoding collagen alpha-1(I) chain-like isoform X2 gives MVNTCYYCHIFNNSLKLAKARRGMIKEKEKGGGARLKDEPNDPAEPGHGSRPPSASLPTPAALKKEPDEPAHRVKMEPHSQGGEDSNADLGVDGIKTEIDGLMDSDGDPTKSPQCELGGPGSLKSERLSSDSNDIIDPQTGLRGSAGNLQDGNQNCRNPNGPENMGSCRMGNTGPMGPGVSMGPMSSEAQSLPSNVISKQSGSMEQSQIFVFSTLLANKGAEAVISGQHHSIIAYHCAQPGTKKYLEKHPLKMGQFNKQNPAQWLNNLAMAKNRGGMRGGPNMMGGPNQMGHMMGGPMGPNMGPMGHGGMGHMGPNMMGPNRMGGPGNQIMMMKGGPGQMGQMGPGMGPMDGFPGGTPSCGVMDGLGADGEMPWDTKNPSVMSNGMSNGPSQMPACSEAGGDNNSGDNNLSCQSGPKALVSSAGVKIPDENLTPQQRAHREEQLATIRKMQQILFPESGSNPNQPNDGSQPPSDINPPNSTANMNMSFPPMSAHGPMGSGPNGPMVSMQSSMSSGPNCTMSGPMGPNGPMGPGPMGPGGPMGPNGPMGGPMGNMGGPGMGMGGHGSMGPNGMMGPNGPMMGGMGPNGPMGPNGPMGPMGPCGMKGIRGACGGPDMKSGMCTDMHMGRGCGGPMGRMPNPMGGMGGPKPCMMGGPHMGPRMMPGPNLNTMNGGIMMEGGMMGGMVPHGDCGPDHHMSVNGPMCDEYGRGRNMGPGDPGGLGPGLGAGMAGLGAGHKSARSPKSPPGDIDWQKLHHQFFDDNKNMDNELGTQVKSPCSERGGCLPPPPYGASPLHRSASVPIATQSPSQGAVMPMSAEASRAGSALSSPAHCKQKSDAPEILEKLDDGVFVRTLQCLAAQQQKNQQGGSHSKEPSLMPVPSPQQISYLNQFEGQELTIQKQPNTSLKDNGPPSNNGGQTPQSNSNQKSPAGMMPGTPEPHSSLSEQRAGRFSMEQSPGFNNPQTPTSAASSTKCGQDEKSRPSPSSNRSSQDSASKTPQREGREGREGPSLSQGPYAPSSTAKSSCSVVSAPSHSDDTMASNTEVLYETTLSGGPNSTSLPGPFPGPCSMNRPDNIPINPNQGPNGPMGTSTSSFDPISSLAQMSQQLTNTVGGGGPGPGGPMGPNGSGMGPFGSGPHHMQHHHSMHPHGHPHMMMNDLGCHMDNMGGPGMGGPMEGMMSGGDFPPDMNLSPKMGGGPMGGPMGPMGPDASMMGPRMGGAGKMPPFNGANVQVKASAPNTIQYLPTRPQMPCNTGPRGPPSLDFLQRVTNPMQMDSSKGVQYFPGARGMDMEGGMRGVMRAPGMLRMPHYPAGFNSPPKMAGDPFGGPGPNPMCGPNFRGVKGGMGPGNVRMGAAQPLPPSMGGPGPGFKGQGFAVPSTADPNYAAQFHNFQQQLYATGSRGAQPHQGYPPYQPSK, from the exons ATGGTGAACACTTGTTATTACTGTCACATTTTCAACAATTCAC tCAAGTTGGCGAAGGCACGTAGGGGAATGATCAAGGAGAAGGAGAAAGGCGGGGGTGCCCGCCTTAAAGACGAACCTAATGATCCTGCCGAACctg GTCACGGATCTCGTCCACCGTCCGCGTCTTTGCCGACACCAGCGGCACTAAAAAAGGAACCGGACGAACCGGCACATAGAGTTAAAATGGAACCACACAGCCAAGGCGGCGAGGACTCTAACGCCGACCTTGGTGTCGACGGTATTAAGACTGAAATTGACGGCCTCATGGATAGTGATG gtgaCCCCACAAAGTCTCCGCAATGTGAACTTGGCGGCCCCGGATCACTGAAGTCAGAACGACTCTCATCCGATTCAAATGACATTATTGATCCACAAACTGGTCTCCGAGGATCGGCTGGAAATTTGCAG gatGGTAATCAAAACTGCCGCAATCCAAATGGCCCAGAGAACATGGGCTCATGTCGTATGGGCAATACGGGCCCTATGGGGCCTGGAGTGTCCATGGGGCCAATGTCGAGCGAGGCGCAGTCATTGCCTTCCAATGTCATCAGCAAACAGTCTGGGAGTATGGAG CAGAGTCAAATCTTCGTTTTCTCAACGCTACTCGCAAACAAAGGCGCCGAGGCCGTCATTTCAGGACAGCACCATTCCATCATCGCCTACCATTGTGCTCAGCCTGGCACTAAAAAGTATCTTGAG aaACATCCTTTGAAAATGGGCcagtttaataaacaaaatccaGCACAATGGCTCAATAATCTTGCTATGGCTAAGAATCGAGGCGGAATGCGTGGAGGGCCAAATATGATGGGTGGACCGAatcaaatgggccacatgatgggTGGTCCTATGGGACCGAATATGGGTCCCATGGGCCACGGCGGAATGGGCCACATGGGTCCCAACATGATGGGCCCGAATCGTATGGGTGGACCCGGAAATcaaataatgatgatgaaagGAGGGCCTGGACAAATGGGGCAGATGGGTCCGGGCATGGGTCCGATGGATGGGTTTCCAGGGGGCACCCCGTCCTGTGGTGTCATGGACGGCCTCGGTGCTGATGGTGAAATGCCCTGGGACACC AAAAACCCCTCCGTAATGTCGAATGGCATGTCTAACGGTCCTTCACAAATGCCGGCCTGCTCTGAAGCAGGCGGTGATAATAACTCTGGAGATAATAATCTTTCTTGCCAGTCCGGTCCAAAAG CTCTAGTTTCGTCCGCAGGCGTTAAGATACCTGACGAGAATCTGACGCCGCAGCAGCGAGCACATCGCGAAGAACAACTCGCGACCATACGCAAGATGCAACAAATTCTATTCCCAGAGAGTGGAAGCAACCCCAACCAGCCAAACGATGGCTCACAACCACCCTCTGACATAAATCCACCCAACTCAACTGCAAATATGAACATGTCTTTCCCTCCAATGTCTGCTCATGGACCGATGGGATCTGGACCAAATGGACCCATGGTATCAATGCAGAGTAGTATGAGTAGTGGACCTAATTGCACAATGTCTGGACCTATGGGCCCAAACGGTCCGATGGGACCCGGTCCTATGGGCCCAGGTGGTCCGATGGGTCCCAATGGACCTATGGGAGGTCCTATGGGTAATATGGGTGGTCCTGGAATGGGAATGGGTGGTCATGGATCTATGGGACCTAATGGGATGATGGGTCCTAACGGTCCAATGATGGGTGGAATGGGACCTAATGGACCGATGGGACCAAATGGACCCATGGGGCCCATGGGGCCATGTGGAATGAAAGGCATCAGAGGTGCGTGTGGTGGACCAGATATGAAATCTGGGATGTGTACAGACATGCATATGGGTAGAGGATGCGGTGGGCCTATGGGT cgTATGCCAAACCCTATGGGTGGTATGGGCGGACCTAAACCTTGTATGATGGGTGGACCGCACATGGGGCCAAGGATGATGCCAGGGCCAAATCTGAATACTATGAAtg GTGGTATAATGATGGAAGGTGGTATGATGGGGGGCATGGTCCCCCACGGAGACTGCGGACCTGACCATCACATGTCCGTCAACGGACCCATGTGCGACGAATACGGACGCGGCAGAAAT ATGGGCCCGGGCGACCCCGGCGGGCTGGGTCCGGGGCTGGGCGCGGGGATGGCGGGGCTGGGCGCGGGGCACAAGTCGGCGCGCAGCCCCAAGTCCCCGCCCGGAGACATCGACTGGCAGAAGCTGCACCATCAGTTCTTTGACGACAACAAGAACATGGACAACGAACTCG GTACGCAAGTGAAGTCTCCGTGCTCAGAGCGCGGCGGGTGCCTGCCGCCGCCGCCCTACGGCGCCTCGCCCTTACACCGCTCAGCCTCCGTGCCTATCG CCACGCAGTCTCCGTCTCAGGGCGCGGTGATGCCGATGTCGGCGGAGGCGTCCCGCGCCGGCTCGGCGCTCAGCAGCCCCGCGCACTGCAAGCAGAAGTCCGACGCGCCAG AGATATTAGAGAAATTGGACGATGGTGTTTTCGTCCGTACGCTCCAATGTTTGGCGGCGCAGCAACAGAAGAACCAACAGGGCGGATCGCATTCGAAGGAACCGAGTTTGATGCCCGTGCCATCTCCGCAACAAATATCGTATCTCAACCAGTTTGAAG GTCAAGAGTTAACGATACAGAAACAGCCTAACACCTCGTTGAAGGACAACGGACCGCCGTCGAACAATGGCGGACAAACACCACAATCTAATTCGAATCAAAAATCACCTGCtgg CATGATGCCGGGCACACCGGAGCCGCACTCGTCCCTATCCGAGCAGCGCGCGGGCCGCTTCTCTATGGAACAGAGCCCCGGCTTCAACAACCCGCAGACGCCCACGTCGGCCGCCTCCAGCACCAAGTGCGGCCAGG acGAAAAATCCCGGCCAAGTCCATCATCGAACAGATCGAGTCAAGATAGTGCGTCAAAAACACCTCAGCGAGAGGGTCGAGAGGGCCGCGAAGGTCCTTCGCTCAGCCAGGGCCCCTACGCGCCGTCTTCCACCGCGAAAAGTAGCTGCAGTGTCGTATCCGCACCTTCACACTCTGACGACACAATGGCATCGAACACGGAGGTATTGtatgaa ACGACGTTATCGGGTGGTCCAAATAGTACGAGTTTACCGGGTCCATTCCCCGGTCCATGTAGTATGAACAGGCCGGACAACATTCCCATAAATCCGAACCAAGGCCCAAATGGCCCCATGGGTACTTCCACGTCATCCTTCGACCCAATCTCGTCCCTTGCACAGATGTCGCAACAACTGACAAATACAGTGGGCGGTGGGGGCCCAGGACCTGGTGGACCCATGGGGCCTAATGGTAGTGGAATGGGACCGTTCGGTTCAGGACCACATCACATGCAACATCATCATTCTATGCATCCGCATGGACATCCTCACatgatgatgaatgatttaG GTTGCCATATGGATAATATGGGAGGTCCAGGCATGGGCGGTCCAATGGAGGGAATGATGAGTGGTGGTGATTTTCCACCGGATATGAATCTGAGTCCGAAAATGGGTGGAGGGCCCATGGGTGGGCCGATGGGCCCGATGGGACCGGACGCCTCCATGATGGGACCGCGAATGGGTGGTGCTGGAAAAATGCCCCCTTTCAACGGTGCGAACGTTCAAGTAAAAGCCAGCGCGCCTAACACGATACAGTATTTACCGACGAGGCCACAGATGCCATGCAATACGGGTCCCAGAGGACCCCCGAGTCTCGACTTCCTGCAACGAGTCACGAACCCCATGCAAATGGATAGCAGTAAAGGTGTACAGTATTTCCCCGGTGCGAGAGGAATGGATATGGAGGGCGGTATGCGAGGCGTGATGCGGGCGCCGGGGATGCTTCGCATGCCGCACTACCCGGCGGGATTCAACTCGCCGCCAAAAATGGCGGGTGACCCGTTCGGCGGGCCGGGCCCCAACCCGATGTGCGGACCCAACTTCCGCGGCGTGAAGGGTGGCATGGGCCCCGGAAACGTGCGAATGGGAGCCGCACAGCCACTGCCCCCGTCAATGGGCGGCCCGGGGCCCGGGTTCAAGGGGCAGGGCTTCGCAGTCCCGTCCACGGCAGACCCCAACTACGCGGCGCAGTTCCACAACTTCCAGCAGCAGCTGTACGCGACGGGCAGCCGCGGCGCGCAGCCGCACCAGGGGTACCCTCCCTACCAGCCGTCCAAGTGA